A genomic stretch from Nitrospirota bacterium includes:
- a CDS encoding HIT domain-containing protein gives MEYIQRGNSGGCIFCTLPAAKRDEENLILARARHGFVIMNRYPYSNAHVMVAPYEHTSDLLGVSEEARGSLMTLVGHAIRILQTAYKADGLNIGANLGRAAGAGYDGHLHFHVVPRWLGDTNFMPILGETKVITQSLSDTYRQLLPHFQAVSTA, from the coding sequence ATGGAATACATTCAACGGGGCAATTCCGGCGGATGCATCTTCTGCACGCTCCCGGCCGCCAAGCGGGACGAAGAAAACCTCATCCTCGCGCGGGCCCGGCACGGATTCGTGATCATGAACCGCTACCCCTATAGCAACGCGCACGTGATGGTTGCGCCGTATGAGCATACTTCGGATCTCCTGGGCGTGAGCGAAGAGGCGCGCGGATCCCTCATGACTCTCGTCGGGCACGCCATTCGCATCCTTCAAACGGCCTACAAGGCCGACGGACTTAATATCGGCGCAAACCTGGGCCGGGCAGCCGGCGCGGGCTACGACGGCCATCTCCATTTCCACGTCGTTCCCCGATGGCTGGGGGACACCAACTTCATGCCGATTCTCGGTGAGACGAAAGTCATCACGCAATCTCTTTCCGATACCTACCGACAGCTCCTGCCCCACTTCCAAGCCGTTTCGACTGCGTGA
- a CDS encoding pyridoxal phosphate-dependent aminotransferase — protein sequence MRGPLADRVKELKPSPTLAITAKARELRAQGHDVVSFGAGEPDFDTPQNVKDAASAALRAGFTKYTAVGGIDDLKAAIRDRFQKDYTLTYKPEQIVVSCGAKHSLMNLFWVLLNSGDEVIIPGPYWVSYPEMVALTGAKPVRVMAEESAGFKVSADAVARAASKHTKMLILNSPCNPTGATYAKSDLEEIARVCSEHDLWVISDEIYDKLIYGGAVHTSFPTLSPDAYERTLLVNGVSKTYAMTGWRIGYAAGRADVMKSVAALQGQMTSNPTSIAQKAAAEALKGEQKAVGEMVRAFDERRRYMHERLVRMESVRCYESKGAFYLFPNFSFYYGKKKNGFAVNNSTELTRYLLEEAKVAVVPGVEFGDDRCVRLSYAISLDEIKKGMDRIEAALAQLK from the coding sequence ATGAGGGGTCCGCTCGCCGACCGCGTCAAAGAACTGAAGCCCTCGCCCACGCTCGCCATCACGGCCAAGGCCCGTGAGCTGCGCGCACAAGGCCACGACGTGGTGAGTTTCGGCGCCGGAGAACCGGATTTCGACACCCCGCAGAACGTGAAGGACGCCGCCTCCGCCGCTCTCCGCGCCGGCTTCACCAAGTACACGGCCGTGGGAGGGATCGACGACCTCAAAGCGGCCATCCGCGACCGTTTCCAGAAAGACTACACCCTCACGTACAAGCCGGAACAGATCGTCGTCTCCTGCGGAGCCAAGCACTCCCTGATGAACCTCTTCTGGGTCCTCCTCAATTCCGGCGATGAAGTCATCATCCCCGGCCCATACTGGGTGTCCTACCCGGAAATGGTGGCCCTCACCGGCGCCAAGCCCGTTCGGGTCATGGCCGAAGAGTCGGCCGGTTTCAAGGTCTCCGCGGATGCCGTGGCGCGCGCCGCCTCCAAACACACGAAGATGCTCATCCTCAACAGCCCGTGCAATCCCACCGGGGCCACCTACGCCAAATCGGATCTCGAGGAGATCGCCCGGGTCTGCTCCGAACACGACCTGTGGGTCATCTCGGATGAGATATATGACAAACTCATCTACGGCGGCGCCGTGCACACGTCCTTCCCCACTTTGTCGCCGGACGCGTACGAACGAACCCTTCTTGTGAATGGCGTGAGCAAGACGTACGCGATGACGGGGTGGCGGATCGGCTATGCGGCCGGGCGCGCGGACGTGATGAAAAGCGTTGCCGCTCTCCAGGGGCAAATGACATCCAACCCGACCTCGATCGCGCAAAAAGCCGCCGCCGAGGCCCTCAAGGGCGAACAGAAAGCCGTGGGCGAAATGGTCCGGGCCTTCGACGAGCGCCGTAGGTACATGCACGAGCGGCTGGTCCGCATGGAAAGCGTTCGTTGCTACGAATCGAAGGGAGCCTTTTACCTCTTCCCCAACTTCTCCTTCTACTATGGGAAGAAAAAGAACGGATTCGCCGTCAACAACTCCACGGAGCTGACCCGCTATCTCCTGGAAGAAGCCAAGGTGGCCGTGGTGCCCGGCGTGGAATTCGGGGACGACCGGTGCGTGCGGCTCTCCTACGCTATTTCACTGGACGAGATCAAGAAAGGCATGGATCGAATTGAAGCGGCGCTGGCGCAACTGAAGTGA
- the pgeF gene encoding peptidoglycan editing factor PgeF gives MNIPSLRPTARKPNGLAVEFLTRRGGTSPVPYNDLNLGNRVGDEESNVQRNFELVDTAFGIRPGHLKVLHQVHGNRILVAGMAKSENGTAEPEADGWITDQPGLFIGIRTADCLPILAWDAQRGIVGAAHAGWRGTHAGIAGELVNRFGRDFGCRPSDLHFALGPAIGPCCYHVGKDLLDTIGTAGKPFLYEARGFVSVDLWAWNRSQLVSAGVEPKSIEAISFCTSCTPDQFFSNRRDGPRTGRQLSFIGLS, from the coding sequence ATGAACATCCCAAGCCTACGGCCCACGGCTCGAAAACCCAACGGGCTGGCCGTGGAATTCCTGACCCGTCGCGGAGGAACCAGCCCGGTCCCCTACAACGATCTGAATCTCGGCAACCGGGTGGGCGACGAGGAGTCCAACGTTCAACGGAACTTCGAACTCGTGGATACAGCCTTCGGCATCCGCCCCGGCCACCTGAAGGTGCTCCACCAGGTGCACGGAAATCGAATCCTGGTCGCGGGAATGGCGAAAAGCGAGAACGGAACCGCCGAGCCGGAAGCCGATGGATGGATAACGGATCAACCCGGACTCTTCATCGGCATCCGAACGGCGGACTGTCTCCCCATCCTCGCGTGGGATGCGCAACGGGGCATCGTGGGCGCGGCCCACGCGGGCTGGAGAGGCACGCACGCCGGCATCGCCGGAGAACTCGTGAACCGATTCGGCAGGGATTTCGGATGCCGGCCATCCGATCTCCACTTCGCCCTGGGTCCGGCCATCGGCCCCTGCTGCTACCACGTGGGAAAGGATTTGCTCGACACGATTGGAACGGCCGGAAAACCGTTTCTCTATGAAGCCCGCGGCTTCGTCTCGGTCGACCTCTGGGCCTGGAATCGAAGCCAACTCGTATCGGCTGGGGTGGAGCCGAAATCCATCGAGGCCATCAGCTTCTGCACCTCCTGCACCCCCGACCAGTTCTTCTCCAACCGTCGCGACGGTCCCCGTACCGGCCGCCAGCTCTCCTTCATCGGACTCTCCTGA
- a CDS encoding tetratricopeptide repeat protein, producing the protein MADATLQTPAYKRMKRRAGLLGLLVSGTLIVAGVFIAREKGLFTQTREYRIRAKTGNDLFVGMDVKLLGVKIGTLKELRMTPEAKISGVVEVDSAFERWVRADSELQILKSGFIGGAYLEMTKGTPEAPALPVMGTIDVRAVGGLEDIAENVSQLIGRLNKVVEYIDDPGGDVKKTLVHAEHIAGDVELMMADIHKASPDVPKISKNVADATEKANALIASTQETVEKMTQIAERLDEVMVLVKETASKITLAAQDAQKMIGDVGRVASTLPETVDTAERALREVTNLSRDLREGWLVKSISKEEGDKGGPKLQTVKRLLADTEIAISEEKFDTALAKLARALETARSIDDQEGILRGLTLLGSVYQQIDRENEAEKPLKEAYARSASMTLSPQAAEAAIRWAEWNVNRSDFAEASTALRRAEPFAEKQKDSPAALRFRWVRALTLAGQGQLDSAGSEIQLAVKRADRVLKPLDRGRVYEAAGDIAVIQGRAGESVSLYDAALQSYKNSATSVKIGRTLVKLAQAYQSQKQPERSLEHLARAYDVQKASGQNDSALQTLDTMVPILKEKKAADQLSWVEQEKKTLRRPGK; encoded by the coding sequence ATGGCCGACGCGACGCTCCAGACTCCCGCCTACAAACGGATGAAACGCCGCGCGGGCCTCCTGGGCTTGTTGGTGTCGGGTACTCTGATTGTAGCGGGTGTGTTCATCGCGCGCGAAAAAGGACTCTTCACTCAAACACGGGAGTATCGAATCCGAGCGAAAACAGGAAATGATTTGTTCGTCGGGATGGACGTCAAGCTCCTGGGCGTCAAGATCGGCACGCTCAAAGAGCTCCGCATGACGCCGGAAGCCAAGATTTCAGGCGTGGTCGAAGTCGATTCCGCGTTTGAGCGATGGGTTCGAGCGGACTCCGAACTTCAAATTCTGAAGTCCGGCTTTATCGGCGGGGCCTACCTGGAAATGACAAAGGGGACTCCCGAGGCTCCCGCCCTTCCCGTGATGGGAACGATCGATGTCCGCGCGGTGGGCGGGTTGGAGGATATCGCCGAAAATGTCAGCCAACTCATCGGAAGGTTGAACAAGGTGGTGGAGTACATCGACGACCCCGGCGGCGACGTAAAGAAAACCCTCGTCCATGCCGAGCACATCGCGGGGGACGTGGAACTGATGATGGCCGACATCCACAAGGCGTCGCCGGATGTGCCGAAAATTTCCAAGAATGTCGCGGATGCCACCGAAAAGGCCAATGCGCTGATCGCTTCCACGCAGGAAACCGTCGAGAAAATGACGCAGATCGCCGAGCGACTCGATGAAGTGATGGTGCTGGTGAAGGAAACCGCCTCGAAGATTACCCTCGCGGCACAGGACGCGCAGAAAATGATCGGCGACGTCGGCCGCGTCGCCTCCACCCTTCCGGAAACGGTGGATACCGCCGAACGCGCCCTGCGGGAAGTGACCAACCTGAGCCGGGACCTCCGCGAAGGGTGGCTGGTCAAATCCATCTCCAAGGAGGAAGGCGACAAGGGCGGACCGAAGCTTCAGACGGTGAAAAGACTGCTCGCCGACACCGAGATCGCAATCTCGGAGGAGAAATTCGATACGGCGCTGGCCAAATTGGCCCGGGCACTCGAAACGGCAAGAAGCATCGATGACCAGGAGGGCATTCTTCGAGGGCTCACGCTGCTCGGGAGCGTGTATCAGCAGATCGACCGCGAGAATGAAGCGGAGAAGCCATTGAAGGAAGCGTATGCGCGATCGGCTTCGATGACGCTCTCTCCTCAAGCCGCAGAGGCGGCGATCCGATGGGCCGAGTGGAACGTGAACCGGAGCGACTTCGCCGAGGCATCGACCGCGCTCCGGCGCGCTGAACCTTTCGCCGAGAAGCAGAAAGACAGCCCCGCCGCTCTTCGGTTTCGCTGGGTGCGCGCGCTCACCCTCGCCGGCCAGGGCCAACTCGATTCCGCCGGCTCCGAAATTCAACTCGCGGTGAAAAGGGCGGACAGGGTCTTGAAACCGCTGGATCGCGGACGAGTCTACGAAGCGGCGGGCGACATTGCAGTGATACAGGGGCGGGCAGGCGAATCGGTATCTCTATACGATGCGGCCCTGCAAAGTTACAAGAACTCCGCAACGTCCGTGAAAATCGGCCGAACCCTGGTGAAGTTGGCCCAAGCCTATCAATCGCAGAAACAACCGGAACGATCGCTCGAACACCTCGCGCGGGCGTACGACGTCCAGAAGGCCAGCGGCCAGAATGACTCGGCCCTGCAGACGCTTGACACGATGGTGCCCATCCTCAAGGAGAAAAAGGCCGCCGACCAGCTCTCCTGGGTGGAGCAGGAAAAGAAAACACTCCGCCGCCCGGGGAAGTAG
- a CDS encoding ArsA family ATPase, which translates to MSRPRTRILVYVGKGGVGKTTMSAATGLHLAKRGVMTLVVSTDPAHTLGDLLGRPVLGEITRLAPNLEALEINPYREIERRSKEILRYLRHLMAGRGYHDMMIQELLTFPGVDEIVSLMRLKELHADGRWEAIVVDTAPSGGALKLFVLPEAAHWYMNKIYPGEKKLLLLLKPLADRITASALPDAPVYDALESLYGDLVDIKDILKDRKTTSFRLVLTPEQLVLQESMRVYAYLSLHGFQTDCVIVNKDRGALPRRNGSPGESVSEKIRETFPDLKILRLEHARRDPTDRQVLLGFAREVYRQADPLRVMSRTNPIEYEIDGGGIKLFVRMPGLRKSELKLHTHNRHLVLEARNVRRIVPLPDSFSEYQADGARLEGGILRVDFKPNVIRKLHP; encoded by the coding sequence ATGTCGCGTCCCCGGACTCGAATCCTTGTTTATGTTGGAAAGGGCGGCGTGGGGAAGACCACGATGTCGGCGGCGACGGGACTGCATCTCGCGAAGCGAGGCGTAATGACACTCGTTGTCAGCACCGACCCCGCCCATACGCTTGGAGATCTTCTCGGCCGGCCTGTCCTCGGCGAGATCACCCGCCTAGCCCCGAACCTGGAGGCGTTGGAGATCAATCCATATCGTGAGATTGAGCGGCGATCCAAGGAGATCCTCCGATATCTCCGCCACCTTATGGCCGGCCGGGGCTACCACGACATGATGATCCAGGAACTCCTCACCTTTCCGGGAGTCGACGAAATCGTTTCCCTCATGCGGCTCAAGGAGCTTCACGCCGACGGGCGTTGGGAGGCTATCGTGGTCGATACCGCTCCCTCCGGAGGCGCGCTCAAGCTCTTCGTCCTCCCCGAAGCTGCTCACTGGTACATGAACAAGATCTACCCGGGAGAGAAGAAACTCCTCCTTCTCCTCAAGCCGCTGGCAGATCGAATCACGGCCTCCGCACTCCCCGATGCGCCCGTCTACGACGCGCTCGAAAGCCTCTACGGCGATCTCGTGGACATCAAGGACATCCTGAAAGACCGAAAAACAACCTCCTTCCGGCTCGTGCTCACCCCCGAGCAACTCGTTCTCCAGGAAAGCATGCGCGTATACGCTTACTTGTCCCTCCACGGATTTCAGACCGATTGCGTGATTGTGAACAAAGACCGAGGCGCGTTGCCCCGCCGGAACGGGAGTCCGGGCGAATCCGTTTCTGAAAAGATTCGCGAAACGTTCCCCGATCTCAAGATCCTCCGACTGGAACACGCCCGCCGAGATCCCACCGATCGACAAGTTCTCCTTGGGTTCGCCCGCGAAGTCTACCGACAGGCGGATCCGCTCAGGGTCATGTCGCGTACCAATCCCATCGAATATGAGATAGACGGCGGCGGAATCAAGCTGTTTGTCCGCATGCCCGGACTGCGCAAGAGCGAACTGAAACTCCACACTCACAATCGGCATCTCGTTCTGGAAGCACGGAACGTCCGACGGATCGTCCCCCTGCCCGACTCGTTCTCGGAGTACCAGGCGGATGGAGCGCGACTTGAGGGCGGAATCCTCCGCGTGGATTTCAAGCCCAACGTCATCCGGAAACTGCACCCATGA
- a CDS encoding ABC transporter permease: protein MRASSLTAVSGQWIENLGGGLLERMEQFRGVSSLLRESLWKAIRMGGTGRRTLWRVFTRQFYFTGVQAFGIVGVVSLVIGIVLVVEVMSLARDAAAQGLLGNLMVWIVFRELAPLLTMLLVIARSGTAISSEMATMKLGGEIQELEFMGIDPVHYLVVPRLLAASLSMVCLNFSFSLIAILGGITMAWALMDASWGNLVGDVLGTMKLSGIFFSFLKSFLSGLLVAAICCYRGLQVQQSPTEIPRETARAVVESLTAAFAVSGLVSAVFYLFFA from the coding sequence ATGAGAGCCTCCAGCCTCACCGCCGTCTCCGGCCAATGGATCGAGAACTTGGGCGGTGGGCTTCTCGAGCGGATGGAGCAGTTCCGCGGTGTATCCTCCCTTCTCCGTGAATCCCTCTGGAAAGCCATTCGAATGGGCGGAACGGGCCGGCGCACGCTCTGGCGGGTCTTCACCCGTCAATTCTATTTCACGGGCGTCCAGGCGTTCGGCATCGTGGGCGTGGTCAGCCTCGTCATCGGCATCGTCCTCGTAGTGGAAGTCATGAGCCTGGCGCGCGATGCCGCCGCTCAAGGACTTCTGGGGAATCTCATGGTGTGGATCGTGTTCCGGGAACTCGCGCCGCTCCTCACCATGCTGCTCGTCATTGCGCGGAGCGGAACGGCGATTAGTTCCGAAATGGCCACGATGAAACTGGGCGGCGAAATTCAGGAATTGGAATTCATGGGAATTGATCCCGTTCACTATCTTGTCGTGCCGCGCCTCCTGGCCGCGTCGCTTTCCATGGTCTGCCTCAATTTCTCCTTTTCGCTCATCGCGATCCTGGGCGGTATCACCATGGCGTGGGCCCTCATGGATGCATCGTGGGGAAACCTCGTGGGCGACGTCCTCGGCACGATGAAGCTGTCCGGCATTTTCTTCAGTTTCCTCAAGTCCTTCCTCTCCGGACTCCTCGTGGCCGCGATTTGCTGCTACCGGGGCCTGCAAGTCCAACAGAGCCCGACTGAAATTCCGCGGGAGACGGCGCGGGCCGTGGTGGAAAGCCTCACCGCCGCTTTCGCCGTCAGCGGCCTTGTGTCCGCCGTTTTCTATCTCTTCTTCGCCTGA
- the rsmD gene encoding 16S rRNA (guanine(966)-N(2))-methyltransferase RsmD codes for MRIIGGEKGGLTLSHPGRRVRVTLDSVRETLFNILGASVEGAAVLDLFAGSGSLGIEALSRGAAHCTFVERDRSLTRLLAGNLARLGLESRARVITADLRRVRTPAWLKDRPYDAVFMDPPYERGLTDICMDLLARIQFGEEPWVVLESGSREEVVLPEGWVLARDKKFGQTRVRFLAPVPAQVRSALTTALKAAADWPECDTDGRLWSNPEGTTRA; via the coding sequence ATGCGGATCATCGGCGGCGAAAAGGGAGGATTGACCCTGAGTCACCCAGGGCGGCGCGTGCGCGTGACCCTGGACAGTGTCCGCGAGACTCTTTTCAATATCCTCGGCGCATCCGTGGAGGGCGCTGCCGTTCTGGACCTTTTCGCCGGCAGCGGAAGTCTGGGGATCGAAGCACTGAGCCGGGGCGCCGCCCACTGCACCTTCGTCGAGAGGGATCGTTCGCTCACGCGCCTGCTCGCCGGAAATCTCGCCAGGCTCGGGCTGGAAAGTCGCGCACGAGTGATCACAGCCGACCTACGCCGCGTCCGCACGCCGGCCTGGCTCAAAGACCGCCCCTACGACGCGGTCTTCATGGATCCTCCCTACGAACGCGGGCTCACGGACATCTGCATGGACCTCCTGGCGCGGATCCAGTTCGGAGAGGAGCCTTGGGTCGTCTTGGAAAGCGGCTCGCGCGAAGAAGTGGTCCTACCCGAGGGCTGGGTCCTCGCACGCGACAAGAAATTCGGCCAGACCCGAGTGCGTTTTCTCGCTCCTGTCCCGGCCCAGGTTCGATCCGCCCTCACCACGGCCCTGAAGGCGGCGGCGGATTGGCCGGAGTGTGACACCGATGGCCGTCTGTGGAGCAACCCGGAAGGGACGACCCGTGCGTAG
- a CDS encoding ATP-binding cassette domain-containing protein, which yields MIDILDLQVTNKDGHPVFDHAELRLDKGVRVGVHGHHGTGKTLLIQLLMGEARPTRGEIKLDGLSLFSLPRPELFRLRKNVGYIPRDDALINNLPILENLVFPALYHALCAEAEALERALAAIDIIGMRGILHQMPGAISQGQRRILSAVRALVGRPKFMFGDDITFGLQAADLKILASLIEWSGRVFPDLCWFVTSLNHLSLEHLGLNRILAIEHGRFKGAN from the coding sequence GTGATCGATATCCTGGATCTCCAAGTCACAAACAAGGACGGCCATCCCGTCTTCGATCACGCGGAACTGCGTCTGGATAAGGGGGTGCGCGTCGGCGTGCACGGTCACCACGGCACTGGGAAGACTCTCCTGATCCAACTTCTCATGGGCGAGGCCAGACCGACCCGGGGAGAGATCAAGCTGGACGGACTATCACTCTTTTCACTTCCGAGGCCTGAACTTTTCAGGTTGCGAAAGAACGTCGGCTACATACCCAGAGACGACGCCCTGATCAACAATCTGCCGATCCTTGAAAATCTGGTGTTTCCCGCCTTGTATCACGCCCTCTGCGCGGAAGCGGAGGCGTTGGAACGGGCGCTGGCCGCTATTGATATCATCGGCATGCGGGGAATTCTCCACCAGATGCCGGGCGCCATCTCGCAGGGGCAGCGCCGCATCCTCTCCGCGGTTCGCGCGCTGGTGGGGCGCCCTAAGTTCATGTTCGGCGACGACATCACTTTCGGCCTCCAGGCGGCGGATCTCAAAATCCTGGCCTCCCTGATCGAATGGTCGGGACGGGTTTTCCCGGACCTGTGCTGGTTCGTCACCTCTCTCAACCACCTTTCATTGGAACACCTCGGACTGAATCGGATCCTGGCCATCGAGCACGGCCGGTTCAAAGGGGCAAATTGA
- a CDS encoding flagellar protein FlaG: MAQRIEAAKAAIGPAIQPRPAVNLGGDTVALDPAQAVQSNMGESGSHGELAQDQRPNIEPVEKGEEDDAALNDARRTLGLVGRDVRFSVDRDTGALVVQIRDPESGKVERQIPQDQILKMHEQIQKIAGLLFHQAA, encoded by the coding sequence ATGGCACAAAGAATCGAAGCAGCAAAAGCCGCGATCGGACCGGCCATTCAGCCGCGGCCCGCCGTCAACTTGGGGGGCGACACGGTTGCATTGGATCCGGCACAGGCGGTCCAGTCCAATATGGGGGAGAGCGGGTCTCACGGCGAGTTGGCGCAGGATCAGCGACCGAATATTGAGCCGGTCGAGAAGGGGGAAGAGGACGACGCCGCCCTCAACGACGCCCGGCGCACGCTGGGGTTGGTGGGTCGCGACGTGAGATTCTCCGTCGACCGGGATACGGGCGCGTTGGTCGTGCAGATCCGGGATCCGGAAAGCGGAAAGGTTGAACGGCAGATTCCGCAGGATCAGATCCTCAAGATGCACGAGCAGATCCAGAAGATCGCCGGGCTCCTTTTCCACCAGGCCGCGTAG
- the queF gene encoding NADPH-dependent 7-cyano-7-deazaguanine reductase QueF: MPGKPQESIEVFPNAHPDRDYVVRMDCPEFTSLCPKTGQPDFGRLIIEYVPDRRCIELKSLKLYLWSFRNKGIFYEDAVNRILKHLTVLSRPRWMRVTGRFNVRGGIGTDVTATQARKGFDVDRLVRAGTL; encoded by the coding sequence ATGCCGGGCAAACCTCAGGAGTCGATCGAAGTTTTCCCCAACGCCCATCCGGATCGGGACTATGTCGTCCGGATGGACTGCCCCGAATTCACCAGCCTCTGCCCCAAAACCGGCCAACCGGATTTCGGACGGCTGATCATCGAATACGTGCCGGACCGCCGGTGCATCGAGTTGAAGTCGCTCAAGCTCTACCTCTGGTCCTTCCGCAACAAGGGGATCTTCTATGAAGACGCGGTCAACCGGATTCTCAAGCATCTCACGGTTTTGAGCCGGCCCCGCTGGATGCGAGTGACCGGTCGTTTCAATGTTCGCGGCGGAATCGGCACGGACGTGACCGCTACGCAAGCCCGGAAGGGATTCGACGTGGACCGTCTTGTTCGCGCAGGAACCCTGTGA
- the coaD gene encoding pantetheine-phosphate adenylyltransferase, with translation MAVCGATRKGRPVRRSLRQDSRGAAGGRRTNSPEGSRRRRGGLAVYPGSFDPMTLGHVDIVRRGLKIFDRLIIAVARNVRKEPLFTAPERMKMIRQVFSGESRIRVESFDGLLVDFCRARGARVIIRGLRAVSDFEYEFQMALTNRKMEAQVETFFMMANESYSHLSSMLVKEIAGLGGSVEKMVPPIVHRMLKARLKKGGKR, from the coding sequence ATGGCCGTCTGTGGAGCAACCCGGAAGGGACGACCCGTGCGTAGAAGTCTGCGACAGGACAGTCGCGGTGCCGCGGGCGGCAGGAGGACCAACTCCCCGGAGGGGAGCCGCCGAAGGCGGGGCGGCCTCGCCGTCTACCCGGGATCCTTCGATCCCATGACGCTGGGCCATGTCGACATCGTCCGTCGCGGCCTGAAAATCTTCGACCGCCTGATTATCGCCGTGGCGCGCAACGTGCGGAAGGAGCCTCTCTTCACCGCTCCCGAACGAATGAAAATGATCCGTCAGGTCTTCTCGGGCGAATCGAGAATCCGGGTCGAATCCTTCGACGGCCTCCTGGTGGATTTCTGCCGGGCGCGGGGAGCGCGGGTCATCATCCGTGGGCTCCGAGCCGTATCCGATTTCGAATACGAATTCCAGATGGCGCTCACCAACCGGAAAATGGAAGCCCAGGTCGAAACGTTTTTCATGATGGCCAACGAATCCTATTCCCACCTGAGCTCCATGCTCGTGAAGGAAATCGCCGGGTTGGGCGGCTCCGTGGAAAAAATGGTGCCGCCCATCGTTCATCGGATGCTCAAGGCCAGATTGAAAAAAGGAGGGAAGCGATGA